Proteins from one Acetobacteroides hydrogenigenes genomic window:
- the gldA gene encoding gliding motility-associated ABC transporter ATP-binding subunit GldA, producing MSIRVEGVTKLYGDQVALNGVSFSIPSNQVVGFLGPNGAGKSTMMKILTDYIPPTSGKAFVDGIDVLLNPIEAKRIIGYLPENNPLYYDFYVKEYLEFVGSIYKVEKLKARVAEVIDITGIGYEQNKKIGSLSKGYKQRVGLAQALVHNPSVLILDEPTSGLDPNQIVEIRSLIEQIGREKTVMLSTHIMQEVEAICQNIIIIDKGDIVANGSTKEIASLALDSKMVTVEFAEVPSADIVDQLRMFGRIVKHEGAVFTINSADNVDIRPKLFNFAVANGLSIVQLQEHEAHLESVFRSLTGKKDM from the coding sequence ATGTCGATACGAGTAGAGGGAGTTACCAAGCTTTACGGCGATCAGGTTGCGCTGAACGGTGTATCTTTTAGCATACCATCCAACCAGGTTGTTGGTTTTCTTGGCCCTAATGGGGCAGGTAAGTCTACGATGATGAAAATTCTTACGGACTATATTCCGCCAACATCGGGTAAGGCCTTTGTAGATGGTATTGATGTGCTGCTCAACCCAATTGAGGCAAAACGTATAATTGGCTATTTGCCCGAGAATAATCCTTTATACTACGATTTCTACGTTAAGGAATACCTCGAATTTGTTGGTAGTATATATAAGGTAGAAAAACTTAAGGCTCGAGTTGCTGAGGTGATAGATATTACCGGCATTGGCTACGAGCAAAATAAGAAGATAGGCTCGCTATCAAAAGGGTATAAGCAGCGTGTTGGACTAGCCCAGGCGTTAGTGCACAACCCAAGCGTACTGATTCTCGATGAGCCAACTTCTGGGCTAGATCCTAACCAGATTGTAGAAATTCGTTCTCTAATTGAGCAAATTGGTCGCGAAAAAACCGTAATGCTTTCGACGCACATTATGCAGGAGGTTGAGGCTATATGTCAGAACATCATTATTATAGATAAGGGGGATATCGTTGCAAACGGCTCAACCAAAGAGATTGCAAGTTTGGCACTTGATTCGAAGATGGTAACCGTGGAATTCGCGGAAGTGCCAAGCGCTGATATTGTAGATCAACTGAGGATGTTTGGTAGGATAGTTAAGCATGAGGGCGCTGTCTTTACGATCAACTCTGCTGATAATGTTGATATTAGGCCTAAATTGTTTAACTTTGCAGTTGCTAACGGATTGAGCATCGTTCAGCTGCAGGAGCATGAGGCGCATCTCGAAAGCGTATTCCGTTCGCTCACAGGTAAAAAGGATATGTAA
- a CDS encoding ROK family protein has protein sequence MKSVVVGIDVGGTNTVFGIVDKDGNFYGEGSIPTQAYPTFNDWAQSIHDAIMQTLKERDGEIELTGIGIGAPNGNYYTGHIENAVNLSWSGNVDVVGKMKELFGNDKTAVLTNDANAAAVGEMVYGGAKGMKDFIVITLGTGLGSGVVVNGQMVHGYDGNAGELGHVIIEKGGRKCGCGRNGCLEAYASATGIKRTVFELLANENIPSTLRAFTYNDLTSEMIYKEAVAGDKLALMAFEETGKKLGQALADFTAFSTPEAFFLFGGLAKAGSLILEPTKRYMEENICIIYKNKIKVLLSELNDKNAAVLGAAALAWSELS, from the coding sequence ATGAAGAGCGTTGTTGTTGGCATTGATGTTGGAGGAACAAATACCGTATTTGGTATTGTAGATAAAGATGGAAATTTCTACGGCGAAGGTTCTATTCCAACACAGGCATACCCCACTTTTAACGATTGGGCTCAATCTATTCACGATGCAATTATGCAAACGTTGAAAGAGCGGGATGGTGAAATAGAGCTCACAGGCATAGGCATTGGTGCGCCTAACGGCAACTACTATACCGGACACATCGAAAATGCGGTAAACCTTAGCTGGAGCGGCAACGTAGATGTTGTGGGAAAAATGAAGGAACTCTTTGGCAACGATAAAACTGCAGTTCTTACCAACGATGCCAACGCGGCAGCAGTTGGCGAAATGGTTTATGGTGGAGCCAAAGGAATGAAGGATTTCATCGTTATTACCCTTGGAACCGGATTGGGCAGCGGCGTTGTTGTTAATGGTCAAATGGTTCACGGATACGATGGAAATGCAGGAGAGCTTGGACACGTAATTATCGAAAAGGGAGGCCGTAAGTGCGGCTGTGGTCGTAATGGCTGCTTAGAGGCTTACGCATCGGCTACTGGTATTAAGCGAACTGTTTTCGAACTTCTTGCAAACGAGAATATACCAAGCACGCTTCGCGCATTTACCTACAACGATCTTACATCCGAGATGATTTATAAAGAGGCAGTTGCAGGAGACAAACTTGCCCTTATGGCTTTTGAGGAAACCGGGAAAAAGCTTGGACAAGCGCTTGCCGATTTTACAGCTTTCTCTACTCCAGAAGCATTCTTCCTTTTTGGAGGTCTGGCAAAGGCAGGAAGCCTTATTCTGGAACCAACCAAAAGATATATGGAAGAGAATATCTGTATCATTTACAAGAATAAGATTAAGGTTCTTCTTTCGGAGCTCAACGATAAAAACGCAGCCGTACTTGGTGCAGCGGCGCTTGCTTGGTCTGAGTTAAGCTAA
- a CDS encoding polysaccharide biosynthesis/export family protein, translated as MRKGLTFVTLLLLLVVATSCNKHSQLLYLKSQSAATLPKAQQEDYRISPKDEIYIQITSTLNKEINALFSNSNTTPNTMGSMLNSDVGVYINTYSVNDSGYVEVPLIGKIDAAGKTINEFTASVKKKALEYINDAVVVVKLMSFRVAVIGEVKKPTVITNYHDRLSILEAIAQAGDMTDFADRQKVTIVRNIKGENTTIAVDLNSRSLLTNPGYNLQPGDVVIVDPRKGKTTQMNIPTYSIFLTSISTLVLLLNYIR; from the coding sequence ATGCGTAAAGGATTGACATTTGTGACCTTACTGCTACTTTTAGTAGTAGCAACCTCATGCAATAAGCATAGCCAGCTGCTCTATCTGAAGAGTCAGAGCGCTGCTACTCTACCAAAAGCACAACAAGAGGATTACCGTATATCGCCCAAAGACGAGATCTACATCCAAATTACCAGTACGCTTAACAAGGAGATTAACGCCCTATTTAGCAACAGCAACACCACCCCTAACACTATGGGAAGTATGCTCAATAGCGATGTAGGCGTTTACATAAATACCTACTCAGTAAACGATTCAGGTTACGTAGAGGTGCCGCTTATTGGTAAAATAGATGCTGCGGGCAAAACCATTAACGAGTTCACCGCCTCCGTTAAGAAAAAGGCGCTGGAGTACATTAACGATGCCGTTGTTGTTGTTAAGCTTATGAGCTTTAGAGTTGCCGTAATTGGCGAGGTAAAAAAGCCAACCGTAATTACCAACTACCACGACAGGCTCTCCATCCTTGAAGCAATTGCGCAAGCTGGAGATATGACCGACTTTGCAGACCGACAAAAGGTAACCATTGTTCGTAACATCAAAGGCGAGAATACGACCATAGCGGTCGACTTAAACTCCCGATCGCTCCTAACCAATCCTGGATACAACCTACAACCGGGCGATGTGGTTATTGTTGATCCCCGAAAAGGGAAAACTACCCAAATGAATATTCCTACCTACTCAATATTCTTAACATCAATATCTACCTTAGTTCTCCTACTTAACTACATTCGATAA